The following proteins are co-located in the Microplitis demolitor isolate Queensland-Clemson2020A chromosome 3, iyMicDemo2.1a, whole genome shotgun sequence genome:
- the LOC103570548 gene encoding uncharacterized protein LOC103570548 isoform X1, which yields MMLVLFLCVIMKIAELSVGRVSPTLSSRHSPPYYIHNFNNYNDNNNNNNKLKRRNKIQKWININNKYQYNNKKRSGKRAAMMEDPQTPGSDCNSNPADPISQDLISSEFIQDNSDYQWFIDYGYRDGGLHVHPSVLSSLSTSYTQEDLGYYDDLARNLDANLAEVDMESFRTADIHTLLTALPVMCTDPIQQSEFNYQRERYASISGSVMEKIDIGSSISPHTSSQGEDSACSTADTISICKSSLLFSPVKETPVLPPGGSYSVDSLDCEDMLLTCQANNKNNYTIAFEGSMTMYSDGSQVDFESQDKHKAYEVRENYYNPSKIDLKNILDYSMACSDSKIYTTWSNLKHLSTNKVMKRHGSGNNNTMPNFLQATAATIPATVMLNSTKRSLSLPDLRKTRDLEQINVPLNFSMDSAESHHQQSHSSGSVMSRSVNESSNSNTSTGKKIQNMSLVKLFIKQKSMSAEGMSLTLDQSDSASDNGWPTSNSSSESRTNTNTQIQINHHNNINHNDTCKNNIPDNDFSINWVKTDCYKSTGTISHDGSSSNTSKRVPSIKELKQESPSVEELSESILKSEIINDKIQSELLQLKDNNIKKVWNKSLEQETIPISKTTGIQTIKEVEDNAVQTSLIYNLSSKNDYYPYLRETFVDKKPVYVVYPNYALPDLSFLNNKQVKLDNVALKPQERVSLKKTGRNNRPFSCNDIESLKQRGFSHVKDWESLTFLLPTEYRKVLHDVPEVPSHIKLSEENKKPLFCLSPPMRHKGAVRNTAAAATNEILPTNISSSSSTGTQPSSGYRGSSTILSDSSSNQQTSTNPLYLYRYDSGSSENSLISHDKKSSHRPGSSVSQTRTGNTGFSKRSISLPHGEKENNIEYTGKVPPRPPLPRSILRKNRSATNKRYSMFEMGGVEEVDDHLKSEAESNKRMSLQEPYYINNDLQLLRHGRIIDSDKDVDEVEEKRYAEHMREIDNYGIAETIDVESSGGDDVKQLEEFLKRSGFSSSSDDGEDPDIKLRSYVRKFLALKMNKDTVKAEMLESQKKTVSFAVNRRPYLDSKILQPDIKDCHDDFDKKINFDDKQIMINSVNKAVDLLIKFWNTQLDSRSVDYNDKIECSQICLSNLCPALYAIMSDGLKPQINSTFGPIANSVWQVVEASSQQGPLTNTLNELVKKINSEDFMTEGLLKFHAFVFGLLNLRALDAWFAYLCTRETILRKHYNSNSLFVCGIGCANSRKLIDNFLSILDPLAFCPFQLDLLYQYRQLHNSFSHVNNIITNDNNIIVTKDNFDKQQNILIQSPKKIRPRSCGFDNNITKAENTNDMKKRWSNIAIGSKMFPVLDKLICDDSEDYTDSLEHSPLNRACNRKNITRTSTVKNADDNDDDDGDDNQDNAGASGLKFKRLQEKWELMVGKDDTRDRETNNTTSPSSPLRTPTGVTKSKIPRLLTSPIKQPTNSLTGTKNKTVTGIPVKKSIPSTTSKILPKKPTDSKLKESSRRTSRVDQDHVTPRTHLTRPSSLPYKSYALNAKEKNLISPQRRAVSTSLPRPNTPAASKANTQLKRPVKEVRTLTHRLPSDNGHLSFNEGDRLKVILEVDSKWLLCAKGDRKGLVPRACVHVCQT from the exons atgatGCTAGTGCTTTTTTTGTGTGTAATAATGAAGATAGCAGAGTTATCAGTTGGGCGTGTAAGCCCGACTTTGTCATCAAGACATTCGCCTCCTTactatattcataattttaataattataatgacaataataacaacaacaataaactAAAGCGACGTAATAAGATTCAAAAatggataaatattaataataaatatcaatacaacaacaaaaaac gttCTGGTAAGAGAGCTGCAATGATGGAAGATCCACAGACTCCCGGTTCGGATTGTAATTCCAATCCAGCAGATCCTATTTCTCAGGATCTCATAAGCTCAGAATTTATTCAAGATAACTCTGATTATCAGTGGTTTATTGATTATGG ATATCGAGATGGGGGATTACACGTCCATCCAAGCGTACTTTCATCACTTTCTACTTCTTATACTCAAGAAGACTTGGGTTACTACGACGACTTGGCAAGAAATCTGGATGCCAATCTTGCTGAAGTTGATATGGAGAGTTTTCGAACAGCAGATATACATACTTTGCTTACAGCTTTACCTGTTATGTGCACCGATCCTATTCAACAGTCagag TTTAACTATCAAAGGGAACGTTATGCCAGTATATCTGGTTCAGTGATGGAAAAAATCGACATTGGTTCGTCAATAAGTCCTCATACTAGCAGTCAG gGAGAAGATTCAGCATGTTCTACTGCGGATACTATTTCAATCTGCAAGTCATCGTTACTTTTTTCACCTGTTAAAGAAACACCAGTATTGCCACCGGGTGGTAGTTATAGTGTTGATTCTCTTGACTGCGAAGACATGTTATTGACGTGTCAGgctaataacaaaaataattatacaatcGCTTTTGAAGGTAGCATGACAATGTATTCTGATGGCTCACAAGTTGATTTTGAGAGTCAAG ATAAACATAAAGCATATGAAGTacgagaaaattattataatccaagtaaaatagatttaaaaaatatattggatTATTCAATGGCTTGttcagattcaaaaatttacacaacttggagtaatttaaaacatttatcgacaaataaagttatgaaacgtcatggatctggtaataataatacaatgcCAAATTTTCTTCAAGCAACAGCAGCAACTATACCAGCAACAGTTATGTTAAATTCAACTAAAAGGAGTTTAAGTTTACCAGATTTAAGAAAAACCCGTGATTTAGAACAAATAAAtgttccattaaatttttcaatggacTCTGCAGAATCACATCATCAACAATCGCATAGTTCTGGTTCAGTAATGAGTAGATCTGTCAATGAAAGTTCAAATAGTAATACATCAacgggtaaaaaaattcaaaatatgagTCTcgttaaattgtttattaaacaaaaaagtatGAGTGCTGAAGGTATGAGTTTAACACTCGATCAGTCAGATTCAGCAAGTGATAATGGTTGGCCTACaagtaatagtagtagtgaGAGCAGAACAAATACAAATACACAAATACAAATTaatcatcataataatattaatcataatgatacatgtaaaaataacattccagataatgatttttcaataaattggGTTAAAACAGACTGTTATAAAAGTACTGGAACAATTAGCCATGACGGTAGTTCCAGTAATACATCAAAACGTGTGCCATCAATTAAAGAACTAAAACAAGAATCACCATCTGTTGAAGAATTATCTGagagtattttaaaatccgaaataataaatgataaaatccAATCTGAATTACTACAgttaaaagataataatatcaaaaaagtaTGGAATAAATCATTAGAACAAGAAACAATACCAATATCTAAAACAACTGGTATACAAACAATAAAAGAAGTTGAAGATAATGCTGTACAGACatcacttatttataatttatcatctaaaaatgattattatccATATTTACGTGAAacatttgttgataaaaaaccAGTTTATGTTGTTTATCCAAATTATGCATTACcagatttatcatttttaaataataaacaagttAAACTTGATAATGTTGCATTAAAACCACAAGAAAGAGTAAGTCTTAAAAAAACTGGACGAAACAATAGACCATTTTCATGTAATGACATTGAATCATTGAAACAACGTGGATTTTCTCATGTTAAAGATTGGGAatcattgacatttttattaccaaCCGAGTATCGTAAAGTTTTACATGACGTTCCTGAAGTACCAAGCCACATTAAATTGtctgaagaaaataaaaaacctcTATTTTGTTTATCACCACCAATGCGACACAAAGGAGCTGTACGTAatacagcagcagcagcaacaaatgaaattttaccaACAAATATATCATCTAGTAGCAGTACTGGTACACAACCATCATCAGGTTATCGCGGATCATCAACAATTCTCAGTGATTCCTCATCAAATCAACAAACAAGTACCAATCCACTTTATCTTTATCGTTATGACAGTGGTAGCTCagaaaatagtttaataagCCATGATAAAAAGTCGTCACATCGACCTGGTAGTAGTGTGAGTCAAACAAGAACTGGTAATACTGGATTTTCAAAACGATCTATTTCTTTACCACAtggagaaaaagaaaataacattGAGTATACTGGCAAAGTACCACCACGACCTCCTTTACCTCGAAGtattttacgtaaaaataGATCAGCGACAAATAAAAGATACAGTATGTTTGAAATGGGCGGAGTTGAAGAAGTTGATGATCATTTAAAATCAGAAGCTGAATCAAATAAACGAATGTCACTACAAGAAccatattatattaataatgatttacAATTACTACGTCACGGGCGTATTATTGATTCTGACAAAGATGTCGACGAAGTTGAAGAGAAACGTTACGCAGAACATATGagagaaattgataattatggTATTGCTGAGACAATTGATGTTGAATCAAGTGGCGGTGATGATGTTAAACAGcttgaagaatttttaaagCGCAGTGGATTTTCATCAAGTAGTGATGATGGTGAAGACCCTGATATTAAATTAAGATCTtatgttagaaaatttttagcgctaaaaatgaataaagatACTGTCAAAGCTGAAATGCTtgaatcacaaaaaaaaactgtcagTTTTGCTGTTAATAGACGACCATATTtagatagtaaaattttacaacCGGATATTAAAGATTGTCATGatgattttgataaaaaaattaattttgatgataaacaaataatgattaattctGTTAATAAAGctgttgatttattaattaaattttggaataCGCAATTAGACTCAAGATCTGTTGATTACAATGATAAAATAGAATGTTCACAAATATGTTTAAGTAATTTATGCCCGGCATTATATGCAATAATGTCTGATGGTTTAAAaccacaaataaattcaacttttgGTCCTATTGCTAACAGTGTTTGGCAAGTTGTTGAAGCATCATCACAACAAGGACCACTTACAAATACACTTAAtgaattagttaaaaaaataaatagtgaaGATTTTATGACTGAAGGATTACTAAAATTTCATGCCTTTGTATTCGGATTACTAAATTTACGGGCATTAGATGCATGGTTTGCATATTTATGTACACGTGAAACAATATTACGTAAacattataatagtaatagtttaTTTGTTTGTGGTATCGGTTGCGCTAATTCacgtaaattaattgataattttcttagTATTTTAGATCCACTTGCATTTTGTCCATTCCAATTAGATCTTTTGTATCAATATCGACAATTACATAATAGTTTTAGTcatgttaataatattataacaaatgataataatattattgtgacaaaagataattttgataaacaacaaaatatattaattcaaaGTCCGAAAAAAATACGACCACGTTCTTGTGGTTTTGATAACAATATCACTAAGGCTGAAAATACAAATGATATGAAAAAACGTTGGAGTAATATAGCTATTGGATCTAAAATGTTTCCTGTattggataaattaatttgtgatGATTCTGAAGATTATACTGATAGCTTAGAGCATTCACCGTTAAATCGTGCTTGTAATCGTAAAAATATAACCAGAACATCAACTGTTAAAAACgctgatgataatgatgatgatgatggtgatgataaTCAAGATAATGCTGGTGCAAGtggattgaaatttaaaagattacAAGAAAAATGGGAATTAATGGTTGGTAAAGATGATACACGTGATAGAGAAACTAATAATACAACATCACCATCATCACCACTTCGAACTCCTACTGGTGTTACTAAATCTAAAATTCCTCGGCTATTGACATCACCAATAAAACAACCAACAAATAGTCTAACTGgtacgaaaaataaaactgttaCTGGTATAcctgttaaaaaatcaattcctAGTACAACGAGTAAAATTTTACCGAAAAAACCAACAGATTCAAAACTTAAAGAATCATCTAGACGCACTAGTCGTGTTGATCAAGATCATGTCACTCCAAGAACACATTTAACGCGTCCGAGTTCATTACCTTATAAATCTTATGCTCTCAatgctaaagaaaaaaatttgatttcacCACAGAGACGTGCTGTTTCAACATCTCTACCAAGACCAAATACTCCAGCTGCTTCGAAAGCTAATACTCAATTAAAACGTCCAGTAaa AGAAGTACGCACTCTAACTCATCGACTTCCGTCAGACAATGGTCACTTATCTTTTAACGAAGGCGACAGACTGAAAGTTATCTTGGAAGTAGATAGCAAATGGTTATTATGCGCAAAGGGTGATCGTAAGGGCTTAGTACCAAGAGCTTGCGTGCACGTTTGTCAGACTTAG